The following are from one region of the Mauremys reevesii isolate NIE-2019 linkage group 2, ASM1616193v1, whole genome shotgun sequence genome:
- the DERL1 gene encoding derlin-1, whose translation MSDLGDWFRSIPLITRYWFASSIAVPLIGKLGLVSPVYLVLWPDAFINRFQIWRPLTATFYFPVGPGTGFLYLVNLYFLYQYSSRLETGAFDGRPADYMFMLLFNWICIVITGLVMDMQLLMIPLIMSVLYVWAQLNRDMIVSFWFGTRFKACYLPWVILGFNYIIGGSIINELIGNLVGHLYFFLMFKYPMDLGGRNFLTTPQFLYRWLPNRRGGVSGFGVPPASVRRAAEDQQGGGRHNWGQGFRLGDQ comes from the exons ATGTCGGACCTGGGGGACTGGTTCCGGAGCATCCCTCTGATCACCCGCTACTGGTTCGCCAGCTCCATCGCGGTGCCGCTGATCGGCAAGCTAGGCCTCGTCAGCCCCGTCTATCTCGTCCTATGGCCCGATGCCTTCATCAACCGCTTCCAG ATCTGGAGGCCATTAACTGCAACATTCTACTTCCCAGTGGGCCCAGGAACTGGATTTCTCTATTTGGTGAACTTATATTTTTTGTATCAGTATTCATCACGACTAGAAACAG GTGCTTTTGATGGAAGGCCAGCGGATTATATGTTCATGCTTCTGTTTAACTGGATTTGCATCGTT ATAACCGGCTTGGTGATGGACATGCAG TTGCTGATGATTCCCCTGATCATGTCAGTGCTTTATGTCTGGGCCCAGCTGAACAGAGACATGATTGTATCATTTTGGTTTGGGACCAGATTTAAG gCTTGTTATCTACCGTGGGTTATTCTGGGATTCAACTACATCATTGGAGGATC CATCATCAATGAGCTGATAGGAAATCTGGTTGGACACCTATACTTCTTCTTAATGTTTAAATATCCAATGGACTTGGGAGGAAGGAATTTCCTAACCACACCCCAGTTTCt ATACCGCTGGctgccaaacaggagaggaggggtATCAGGATTTGGTGTTCCACCCGCTAGTGTGCGAAGGGCTGCAGAAGATCAACAGGGTGGTGGAAGACACAACTGGGGCCAAGGTTTTCGGTTAGGTGACCAGTGA